The following are from one region of the Achromobacter xylosoxidans genome:
- a CDS encoding NADP-dependent malic enzyme, translating into MDANLRKAALEYHELGRPGKISVTPTKQLTNQRDLALAYSPGVAAACEEIVADPANVYRYTARGNLVGVITNGTAVLGLGNIGALASKPVMEGKAVLFKKFAGLDVFDIEINETDPDKLVEIIAGLEATFGGINLEDIKAPECFTVERKLRERMKIPVFHDDQHGTAICVSAAFINGLKVVGKDIKQVKVVTSGAGAAALACLDLMVDLGLPLENVWVTDIEGVVYEGRTVLMDPDKARFAQKTDARKLAEVIQGADVFLGLSAGGVLKPEMVAAMGPRPLILALANPTPEILPELAQSVRDDVVMATGRSDYPNQVNNVLCFPYIFRGALDVGATTITREMEKAAVYAIAELAEEEQNEVVAAAYGTFDISFGPEYLIPKPFDPRLIVRIAPAVAKAAMEGGVATRPLADLEAYEEQLQQFVYHSGAFMKPLFSASKRIVREGGPARIVFAEGEDERVLRAVQVIVDEGLARPILVGRPSVLLTRIEKLGLRLRLGEDVEVTNPEYDERFHQYWTTYWELMCRRGITKEMARVEMRRRMTLIGAMMVRLGDADGMVCGSVGAYHDHLRFVDEVIGRRPGHNVYAAMNILLLNERTVVLVDTHVNDEPSAEQIAEFTIAAANEMRRMYLAPKVALLSRSNFGSGSSASGAKMRRALELVREAAPELEIDGEMHGDCALDEALRMRILPSSTLKGQANLLVCPNVDSGNIAYNLLKTAAGSNVAVGPFLLGANAPVHILTSSSTVRRIVNMTAMTVVDVNTPR; encoded by the coding sequence ATGGATGCCAATCTCCGCAAAGCCGCCCTTGAATACCATGAGCTTGGACGCCCCGGCAAAATCTCGGTCACGCCGACCAAGCAGCTCACCAACCAGCGCGACCTGGCCCTGGCGTACTCGCCCGGCGTGGCGGCGGCCTGCGAAGAAATCGTGGCCGATCCGGCCAATGTGTACCGCTACACGGCGCGCGGCAACCTGGTGGGCGTGATCACCAACGGCACCGCGGTGCTGGGCCTGGGCAATATCGGCGCATTGGCCTCCAAGCCGGTGATGGAAGGCAAGGCGGTGCTGTTCAAGAAGTTTGCCGGCCTGGACGTTTTCGACATCGAGATCAACGAGACCGACCCGGACAAGCTGGTCGAGATCATCGCCGGCCTGGAAGCCACCTTCGGCGGCATCAACCTCGAAGACATCAAGGCTCCGGAGTGCTTCACGGTCGAACGCAAGCTGCGCGAGCGCATGAAGATTCCGGTCTTCCACGACGACCAGCACGGCACCGCGATCTGTGTGTCCGCCGCCTTCATCAACGGCCTGAAGGTCGTGGGCAAGGACATCAAGCAGGTCAAGGTGGTGACTTCGGGCGCAGGCGCCGCCGCGCTGGCCTGCCTGGACCTGATGGTGGACCTGGGCCTGCCGCTGGAAAACGTCTGGGTCACCGACATCGAAGGCGTGGTCTACGAAGGCCGCACCGTGCTGATGGACCCGGACAAGGCGCGCTTCGCGCAGAAGACCGACGCCCGCAAGCTGGCCGAAGTGATCCAGGGTGCCGACGTGTTCCTGGGCCTGTCGGCCGGCGGCGTGCTCAAGCCGGAAATGGTTGCGGCCATGGGTCCGCGCCCGCTGATCCTGGCGCTGGCCAACCCCACGCCCGAGATCCTGCCGGAACTGGCGCAATCGGTGCGCGATGACGTGGTCATGGCGACTGGCCGTTCGGACTATCCGAACCAGGTCAACAACGTGCTGTGCTTCCCCTACATCTTCCGCGGCGCGCTGGATGTGGGCGCCACCACCATCACTCGCGAAATGGAAAAGGCGGCGGTGTATGCCATTGCCGAGCTGGCCGAGGAAGAGCAGAACGAAGTGGTGGCCGCAGCCTACGGCACCTTTGATATTTCGTTCGGCCCCGAATACCTGATCCCCAAGCCCTTCGATCCGCGCCTGATCGTGCGCATCGCCCCGGCGGTGGCCAAGGCCGCAATGGAAGGCGGCGTGGCCACGCGCCCGCTGGCGGACCTGGAAGCCTACGAAGAACAGCTGCAGCAGTTCGTGTACCACTCGGGTGCCTTCATGAAGCCGCTGTTCTCGGCGTCCAAGCGCATCGTGCGCGAAGGCGGTCCGGCCCGCATCGTATTCGCCGAAGGCGAGGACGAGCGCGTGCTGCGCGCGGTGCAGGTGATCGTCGATGAAGGCCTGGCCCGTCCCATCCTGGTGGGCCGTCCGTCGGTGCTGCTGACCCGTATCGAAAAACTGGGCCTGCGGCTGCGCCTCGGGGAAGACGTCGAAGTCACCAATCCCGAATATGACGAGCGCTTCCACCAGTACTGGACCACGTACTGGGAGCTGATGTGCCGCCGCGGCATCACCAAGGAAATGGCCCGCGTGGAAATGCGCCGCCGCATGACCTTGATCGGCGCGATGATGGTGCGCCTGGGCGACGCCGACGGCATGGTCTGCGGTTCGGTGGGCGCGTACCACGACCACCTGCGCTTCGTGGACGAGGTCATCGGCCGCCGTCCTGGCCACAACGTGTACGCCGCCATGAACATCCTGCTGCTCAACGAGCGCACGGTGGTGCTGGTGGACACGCACGTCAACGATGAGCCCTCGGCCGAGCAGATCGCCGAATTCACCATCGCCGCCGCCAACGAGATGCGCCGCATGTATCTGGCGCCCAAGGTCGCGCTGCTGTCGCGGTCTAACTTCGGCTCGGGCAGTTCGGCCTCGGGCGCGAAGATGCGCCGCGCGCTGGAACTGGTGCGCGAGGCCGCGCCGGAACTTGAGATCGACGGTGAAATGCACGGCGACTGCGCGCTGGACGAGGCGCTGCGCATGCGCATTCTGCCGTCCTCCACGCTCAAGGGCCAGGCCAATCTGCTGGTGTGCCCGAACGTGGACTCGGGCAACATCGCCTACAACCTGTTGAAGACCGCCGCCGGCAGCAACGTCGCGGTGGGTCCGTTCCTGCTGGGCGCCAACGCACCGGTGCACATCCTGACCTCCAGCTCCACCGTGCGCCGCATCGTCAACATGACCGCGATGACGGTGGTCGATGTCAATACACCGCGTTGA
- a CDS encoding patatin-like phospholipase family protein yields MSIHRVDVTPPGPACPRTPTGLVLTGGGARAAYQVGVLSAIMELLDPDWHSRFQNPFHIICGTSAGAINAAALACRADRPHLGVRRIRRLWSSLNTDMIYRADAPGLIRTGVRWLGLLSLGWMYSGLTRKRPHSLLDNSPMQALLERVLDFQHLRTNLETGALSALAITASGYTSGEHLTFYQAHTPIEPWHRYLRLALPTPIGIDHLMASSAIPFVFPARQVQVHGKGEWCGDGSMRQLAPISPAIHLGAHRVLVIGTGFRDETHPENREDSPPYPSLAQVGGHALASIFLDGLSADVERLERINFLMDQSGPEGAQHGHARRIEVLTITPSQSLDVMALEHLQDMPTQARALFRVLGVSSDPDRPGGGSLMSYLLFESSYTKRLIELGYADTMQRNDEVIAFFKGAQA; encoded by the coding sequence ATGTCAATACACCGCGTTGACGTGACGCCACCCGGTCCGGCGTGCCCGCGCACGCCGACCGGCCTGGTCCTGACCGGTGGCGGCGCCCGCGCCGCCTATCAGGTGGGCGTGCTCAGCGCCATCATGGAATTGCTGGATCCTGACTGGCATTCGCGTTTCCAGAATCCCTTTCACATCATCTGCGGCACGTCCGCCGGCGCCATCAACGCCGCCGCGCTGGCCTGCCGCGCCGACCGGCCCCATCTGGGCGTGCGCCGCATCCGCCGGCTGTGGTCTTCACTGAATACCGACATGATCTACCGGGCCGACGCGCCCGGCCTGATCCGCACCGGCGTGCGCTGGCTGGGGCTGCTGTCGCTGGGGTGGATGTATTCGGGCCTGACGCGCAAGCGGCCCCATTCGCTGCTGGACAACAGCCCCATGCAGGCTCTGCTGGAGCGGGTGCTGGACTTCCAGCATCTGCGCACCAACCTGGAAACCGGCGCGCTGTCGGCGCTGGCGATCACGGCCTCGGGCTATACCAGCGGCGAGCACTTGACCTTCTACCAGGCGCACACGCCCATCGAGCCCTGGCACCGCTATCTGCGCCTGGCGCTGCCCACGCCCATCGGCATCGACCACCTGATGGCCTCGTCCGCCATTCCGTTCGTCTTTCCGGCCCGGCAGGTGCAGGTGCACGGCAAGGGGGAGTGGTGCGGCGATGGCTCGATGCGCCAGCTTGCGCCCATCAGTCCTGCCATCCACCTGGGCGCGCATCGCGTGCTGGTGATCGGCACGGGTTTCCGCGACGAAACCCACCCGGAAAACCGCGAGGATTCGCCGCCTTACCCCTCGCTGGCCCAGGTCGGCGGACATGCGCTGGCCAGCATCTTCCTGGACGGCCTGTCGGCGGACGTCGAGCGCCTGGAGCGCATCAACTTCCTGATGGATCAGTCCGGCCCGGAAGGGGCGCAGCACGGGCATGCGCGCCGCATCGAGGTCCTGACGATCACGCCCAGCCAGTCGCTGGACGTCATGGCGCTGGAACATTTGCAGGATATGCCGACCCAGGCCCGTGCTCTTTTCCGCGTACTCGGTGTATCGTCCGATCCAGACCGTCCCGGCGGCGGTTCGCTGATGTCCTACCTCTTATTTGAATCCAGCTACACCAAGCGATTGATTGAACTGGGTTATGCCGATACGATGCAGCGTAACGACGAAGTGATCGCCTTTTTCAAGGGGGCTCAGGCATGA
- a CDS encoding barstar family protein: MTRNGQSTLQRQLMRGGALAHDGLDKKAVVDAAHELGLALFVANCDPARSRSAVLRAIVKAVDFPEYFGGNLDALYDCLCDTVLDHKTGVVLWLYKLHSGDPALEEDSGRIETVCSDAADFARENGRVFAYVIEHAGRHPDPEPGVAAAPYGEDH, from the coding sequence ATGACGCGCAATGGCCAATCTACTCTGCAGCGGCAGCTGATGCGCGGCGGTGCGCTGGCCCATGACGGGCTGGACAAGAAGGCCGTGGTGGACGCCGCCCATGAGCTTGGCCTGGCCCTGTTCGTCGCCAATTGCGATCCTGCCCGCAGCCGTTCCGCCGTGCTGCGCGCCATCGTCAAGGCAGTGGATTTCCCCGAATACTTCGGCGGCAACCTCGACGCCCTCTACGACTGCCTGTGCGATACCGTGCTGGACCACAAGACCGGCGTGGTGCTGTGGCTGTACAAGCTGCATTCGGGCGACCCGGCGCTGGAAGAAGACTCGGGCCGCATTGAAACCGTCTGCTCCGACGCGGCCGATTTCGCCCGCGAAAACGGCCGCGTTTTTGCGTATGTCATCGAACACGCCGGACGCCATCCGGACCCCGAGCCCGGGGTGGCGGCAGCGCCCTACGGCGAAGACCACTGA
- a CDS encoding 16S rRNA (uracil(1498)-N(3))-methyltransferase, producing MSAPRFFCDIPLSTGARVALPEALAHHALRVLRLRAGEAVALFNGQGGEYPATLEVEGKAGFAQLGEFLPREAELGGRVTLVQGLPSGDKMDWVVEKAVELGAARVSPIAAQRSVLQLSGARLDKRVAHWQRIAQSASEQCGRNRLMAVDAPVTLAEWLQQPADGLRLLCHPEARDDLAGALRAAPGLQALTLLVGPEGGWSDKELAQAREAGVQAVRFGPRVLRTETAGLALLSAASALLAW from the coding sequence ATGTCAGCCCCCCGCTTCTTCTGCGATATCCCCCTGAGTACCGGCGCCCGCGTGGCGCTTCCCGAAGCCCTGGCGCACCATGCGCTGCGCGTGCTGCGCCTGCGCGCGGGCGAGGCCGTGGCGCTGTTCAACGGCCAGGGCGGCGAGTATCCCGCCACGCTCGAAGTGGAAGGCAAGGCTGGTTTTGCCCAGTTGGGCGAATTCCTGCCGCGCGAGGCCGAACTGGGCGGCCGCGTCACCCTGGTGCAGGGCCTGCCTTCCGGGGACAAGATGGACTGGGTGGTGGAAAAGGCCGTGGAGCTGGGCGCCGCGCGCGTCAGCCCCATCGCCGCCCAGCGCAGCGTGCTGCAGCTGTCGGGCGCCCGGCTGGACAAGCGCGTGGCGCATTGGCAGCGCATCGCGCAGTCCGCCAGCGAACAATGCGGCCGCAACCGGCTGATGGCGGTGGACGCGCCGGTCACCCTGGCCGAATGGCTGCAGCAGCCCGCGGACGGCCTGCGCCTGCTGTGCCACCCGGAAGCGCGGGACGATCTTGCCGGCGCGCTGCGGGCCGCGCCCGGCCTGCAGGCGCTGACCCTGCTGGTGGGACCGGAGGGAGGATGGTCGGACAAGGAATTGGCCCAGGCCCGCGAGGCGGGCGTGCAGGCGGTGCGATTCGGCCCCCGGGTGCTGCGCACCGAGACCGCGGGGCTGGCGCTGCTGTCGGCGGCCAGCGCGCTGCTGGCCTGGTAA
- the tkt gene encoding transketolase — MSNPTAPKLALADAIRALAMDAVQQANSGHPGAPMGMAEIAQALWAGNLRHNPKDPAWANRDRFVLSNGHGSMLIYALLHLTGYDLPIEELKNFRQLHSKTPGHPEVGITPGVETTTGPLGQGLGNAVGMALAEALLAAEFNKPGHAIVDHHTYAFTGDGCLMEGISHEVCSLAGTLKLGKLVVLYDDNGISIDGHVEHWFADDTAKRFEGYGWNVIRGIDGHDVAAVDAAIKAARSQSEKPTLIVCRTVIGKGSPNMAGTHNVHGAPLGKDEIAATRAALGWSSEPFQIPQDIYDGWDGRKQGAAAQAEWQSAFDAYAAEFPAEAAEFKRRMKGEMPAGYAEQFKAFLDATLEKAETVATRKASQFAITALAPLLPEMLGGSADLTGSNFTDWKGVAAVRAGDKGIQFGRHINYGVREFGMAAIMNGVALHGGYLPFGGTFLTFSDYSRNAIRMAALMKQRVVHVFTHDSIGLGEDGPTHQSIEHAASLRLIPNLSLWRPCDTAETAVAWNAAVTRPTSIGMDVHDGGPTALLLSRQNLPFVPRDAATVDAIARGGYVLRDAEGARAVIIATGSEVAIALDAQAQLAKEGIAVRVVSMPSTDVFDRQDAAWKQSVLPKGLPRVAVEAGVTAFWHKYVGLEGAVVGIDRYGESAPAGALFKFFGLTADKVAETVKQVL, encoded by the coding sequence ATGAGCAATCCGACCGCCCCTAAACTTGCCTTGGCGGATGCCATCCGCGCCCTCGCGATGGACGCCGTGCAACAAGCGAACTCCGGGCATCCGGGTGCTCCCATGGGCATGGCGGAAATCGCCCAAGCCCTGTGGGCCGGCAACCTGCGTCACAATCCCAAGGATCCCGCCTGGGCCAACCGCGACCGCTTCGTGCTGTCCAACGGCCACGGCTCGATGCTGATCTACGCCTTGCTGCACCTGACCGGCTACGACCTGCCGATCGAAGAGCTGAAGAATTTCCGCCAGCTGCATTCCAAGACGCCGGGCCACCCCGAAGTGGGCATCACCCCGGGCGTGGAAACGACCACCGGCCCGCTGGGCCAGGGCCTGGGCAATGCCGTGGGCATGGCGCTGGCCGAAGCGCTGCTGGCTGCTGAATTCAACAAGCCCGGCCACGCCATCGTCGACCACCACACCTACGCCTTCACCGGCGACGGCTGCCTGATGGAAGGCATCTCGCACGAAGTCTGCTCGCTGGCCGGCACGCTGAAGCTGGGCAAGCTGGTCGTGCTGTATGACGACAACGGCATTTCCATCGACGGCCACGTCGAACACTGGTTCGCCGACGACACCGCCAAGCGCTTCGAAGGCTACGGCTGGAACGTGATCCGCGGCATCGACGGCCATGACGTCGCCGCCGTGGACGCCGCCATCAAGGCCGCGCGCTCGCAATCGGAAAAGCCCACGCTGATCGTCTGCCGCACCGTCATCGGCAAGGGTTCGCCCAACATGGCCGGCACGCACAACGTGCACGGCGCGCCGCTGGGCAAGGACGAGATTGCCGCCACCCGCGCCGCGCTGGGCTGGTCGTCGGAACCGTTCCAGATTCCGCAAGACATCTACGACGGCTGGGATGGCCGCAAGCAGGGCGCCGCCGCCCAGGCTGAATGGCAGTCCGCGTTCGACGCCTACGCCGCCGAATTCCCCGCCGAAGCCGCTGAATTCAAGCGCCGCATGAAGGGCGAAATGCCCGCCGGCTACGCCGAACAGTTCAAGGCGTTCCTGGACGCCACGCTGGAAAAGGCCGAAACCGTCGCCACCCGCAAGGCGTCGCAGTTCGCCATCACCGCGCTGGCGCCGCTGCTGCCGGAAATGCTGGGCGGCTCGGCCGACCTGACCGGCTCCAACTTCACCGACTGGAAGGGCGTTGCCGCCGTCCGCGCCGGCGATAAGGGCATCCAGTTCGGCCGCCACATCAACTACGGCGTGCGCGAATTCGGCATGGCCGCCATCATGAACGGCGTGGCCCTGCACGGCGGCTACCTGCCGTTCGGCGGCACCTTCCTGACGTTCTCCGACTACTCGCGCAACGCCATCCGCATGGCCGCGCTGATGAAGCAGCGCGTGGTCCACGTGTTCACCCACGACTCCATCGGCCTGGGCGAAGACGGCCCGACCCACCAGTCCATCGAGCATGCGGCCAGCCTGCGCCTGATCCCCAACCTGTCGCTGTGGCGTCCTTGCGATACGGCTGAAACCGCCGTGGCCTGGAACGCGGCCGTGACGCGCCCGACCAGCATCGGCATGGACGTGCACGACGGCGGCCCCACGGCCCTGTTGCTGTCGCGCCAGAACCTGCCGTTCGTGCCGCGCGACGCCGCCACCGTGGACGCCATCGCCCGCGGCGGCTATGTGCTGCGCGATGCCGAAGGCGCCCGCGCCGTCATCATCGCCACCGGTTCGGAAGTCGCCATCGCGCTGGACGCGCAGGCGCAGCTGGCCAAGGAAGGCATCGCCGTGCGCGTGGTCTCCATGCCCAGCACCGACGTGTTCGACCGCCAGGACGCCGCCTGGAAGCAATCCGTGCTGCCCAAGGGCCTGCCGCGGGTGGCTGTCGAAGCCGGGGTTACCGCCTTCTGGCATAAGTACGTGGGCCTGGAAGGCGCCGTCGTCGGCATCGACCGCTACGGTGAATCCGCGCCGGCCGGCGCACTGTTCAAGTTCTTCGGGCTGACCGCCGACAAGGTGGCCGAGACCGTCAAGCAAGTTTTGTAA